The DNA region GGGGTTTATGGGCAATTACTAATATACCGGTTGATGCGATACCGGATATCGGCGAGAAACAGGTAATAATATATACCGAATGGCCCGGCCGTTCTGCAAAAGATGTAGAAGATCAGGTTACGTATCCGCTTTCCGTATCCCTACGCGGTATCCCCGGAGTAAAGACCATACGCGCATCAAGCGCTTTTGGCTTTTCTGAAGTATACCTTATTTTTAATGACAATATAGATTACTATTGGGCCCGCTCCCGAGTTTTAGAGAAATTAAATCTTGCCTCCAGCCGCCTGCCAATGGGCGTTATGCCTGTTTTAGGTCCTGATGCCACAGGTTTGGGGCAGATTTTCTGGTATACCGTTGAGGGTAAAGGCTACGGTATTGACCAGTTGAGGAGCATTCAGGATTGGTTTATCCGCTATCAGCTTAATTCAGTTCAGGGTGTATCTGAAGTTGCTTCTATCGGAGGGTTCGTTAAGCAGTACCAGATCGATATCGACCCTAACAAGATGCTGGCTTACAACATTCATTTAGGCCAGATAATGGAAGCGGTTAAAAAATCGAATATAGATGTAGGAGCTAAGGTCGTTGAAAATAATGCTATGGAATATATTATCCGCGGTTTAGGGTTTATAAAATCCCTGGAGGACATCGAGAACATTGCGGTAGGCGAAATAAATGGCGTGCCTATTTATATCAAGAATATTGCCAATGTTCAGCTTGGGCCTGAATTCCGAAGAGGAGCGCTGGATAAAGATGGCCAAGAGGCAGTCGGTGGCGTGGTCATTATGCGTTACGGGGAAAACGCAATGCAGGTTATCCATCGTGTAAAAGAAGCCATAAAGGAACTGCAGAAAGGTTTACCCGAAGGAGTAAAAATAGTTCCCTTTTACGACCGGACAGACCTGATCCATCGCACTATAGGGACTCTTCGCGAAGCCCTCATCTTGGAAATTATTATTACCATGGCAGTAGTCGTGCCGTTCCTGGCTCATATCTGGGCAGGCGTAATCATTAGCATTACTTTGCCGTTCTCGGTTTTGATAGCATTTATTGCGATGTACTATTTAAAAGTAGATTCTAATATTACATCTTTATCCGGTATTGCGATTGCGATAGGAACACTGGTAGATATGGGTATTGTTATGACCGAAAATATTTACCGGCGTTTAATCGAATATAGCGATGATATTAAGAAAGGGGTAAAGTCCAGGCTGGATGTAGTATTTAAGGCATCTTCAGAGGTAGGTTCTGCGGTTATCACGGCAATACTTACTACGGTAGTATCATTCCTTGCTGTATTTGCACTCGAAGCCCAGGAAGGAAAACTCTTTAAACCACTTGCATATACTAAGACTTTTACCCTTTTGGCCTCTGTTACAGTTGCACTTACCTTGACTCCGGTCCTTTGCATGTATCTTCTAAAAGGAAGATTGCGGGCCCCGGAGGAAAACATATTGGTGAAGATACTACAGAGGAACTATGAGAAAGTCTTGCGTTGGTGTTTGAATCACAGGGTTACTTTCTTACTCATACCGGCAGTTTTACTTATAACCAGCATACCTTTTATATTGCCAAAAGATATTACTTCTTTGGCTGTTTTCCTGCTTATTGTTGTAGCGTTACTGGTATTTATTCTGCCTAAGAAGACAAAATCAGTAATCGCCTCTGTTTTAGTCGTGGTTATAAGCCTGGGCTGGTTCTGGTTTTCACCTCGCATAGGGCGTGAGTTCATGCCTCCATTTGATGAGGGTTCGATCCTGTTCATGCCGGTAATGCATCCTTCAGTATCCTTGACCGAAGCAATCCGCGTAATCCAGATACAGGACAAGATAATAAAATCATTCCCGGAGGTAGAATTGGTAGTAGGCAAGGTCGGCCGGGCAGAATCTGCGACTGACCCTGCTCCGGTTGAAATGTTTGAGACCATAATTACTCTAAAGCCGAAAAAAGATTGGCGTAAGGGTATGACAAAGGAAAAACTTATCCGCCAGATGGATGCTGCCTTACAAATCCCCGGGGTATCGAATATCTGGACACAGCCTATTGTTAACCGTATTGATATGTTAGCTACGGGTATCAGGACCTCTGTAGGTGTAAAGGTTTTTGGGCCTGACCTCAAAAAAATTGAGGAGATTGCAACAGAGATAGAGAAAGTCCTCAGGGCTGTACCTGGAGCCGTAGATTTATATTCAGAAAAGATTGTAGGTAAGCCCTATATAGAGTTTAAAATCAAAAGAGAGCAATTAGCCCGTTATGGCATATCCATACGCGAAGTTCAGGATGTTATAGAGATGGCCATAGGCGGTGAAAATCTCACTACTACTGTTGAAGGTAGGGAGCGTTACCCTGTTCGCGTACGCTATGCCAGGGAGCTGAGAGATAATATAGATGCCTTAAGAAGGGTCCTGGTATCAACAAAAGATGGTGCTCAAATCCCGATCAGCCAGCTGGTTGATATATATTTTGTTACCGGTCCGGCAATGATTAATTCGGAGAACGGGCTTTTGCGCGCCTATGTCTTGATGAATGTCCGCGGCAAAGATATGGTTACATTTGTCGAAGATGCGTCTAAAATCGTATCTGAAAAAGTAAAATTGCCTGCAGGGTATTTTATTCAATGGTCAGGCCAATTTGAAAATCAAGTCCGGGCCAAGAAAAAGATAGCCGTGCTTTTACCGGTCAGCCTGTTAATAAACTTTATGCTGATTTATATGAATTTCCGTTCCATAATAAAGTCGGTATTTATTTTTACGGCTGTTCCTGTGACATTGGCCGGTGGGATATGGCTTTTGGCATTTTCAGGATTTAATTTTTCAGTTGCTGTATGGGTAGGTTTTATCGCACTATTCGGGATCGCTGTTGACGATGGAGTATTGATTACAACGTATCTTGACGACGTATTTGGAGAGAGGAAAGATAAGATAAAAAACAGGCAGGACGTTGTTGAGGCGACTGTCCATGCAGGTTTAGGTAGGATCAGGCCGGCGTTTCTCACAACTATGACTACTATTGTTGCGCTTCTACCGATTATGTTCTTAAAAGGAACAGGCGCGGAAGTTATGCAGCCCATGGCTATACCTTCCATAGGCGGGATGGTTTTTGAGATGGTTACCTGGTTTATAGTTCCGGTTTTATATTCATGGCGCGAAGAAAGAAAGATAGCGAAAGCAAAACCTTTACTATCTAAACCTTAAAAAGGAGGTAAGATGTATATGGCAAGGATTTATTTTCTAAGTTTAGCTGTAGTTTTTGCATCGGTTTCTTTGGTATTTGCACAAATGCACGAGCACGCAGATATGCATAAGAATATGATGGAGCAAGCAGAACAAAGTAAGGCCGAGAATGTGGGAAATAAGATTTGCCCTGTAAGCGGGGAGAAGATAATTGAAGAATTCAAAGCAACATATGAATACAAGGGTAAGATTTACAATTTTTGTTGCGCTTCTTGCGTTGAAGAATTCAAAAAAGACCCGGAAAAATATATTAAAAAGATAGAGGAAGAGGAAAAAGCAGCTCTCAAAGAAGAGAACAAAGTTACAAAGCCGGATTCAGACACCCATAAGGGACACCAACACTAAAAACACAGTTATATGGCTAAGAGAATCAGTTTGTTAAATAAATCCATACTTCTAAGCATTATTATGCTATTAGTTGTTACTGTCATTTCTTTTGCTAAAGATCAGTCTGGGCTTAAAAAGGAGATCTATTCAAAATTAAAGTGTTGTAATTGCGCTGTATCTTTTGAAAAGTGCACTTGCGCTGAGGCTAATGAAATAAAACCATATGCAGACAAGCTTATTGCGGATGGATTTAGGCCAGAAGAGATTTTTTATAGGTTAGCTAAACGTTTCTCGTTGAAGATAATTACTGACCCTCAAATAAAACAACAGGTTGAAAAAAGGCTGATTAAAGAAATGAAAGGTATGTCCCCCAAGATAGCTGTCGAAAATGGGACAGTTAATTTAGGGGCTATCAGTAAAAAGAAAAATAAACTTTATAAAAGCAGCTACAAGCTGGTCAATGAAGGCAATGCTGCTTTAAGAATCTCAAACATAAAGACATCATGTCCTTGCGTAAGTGTTGCGCTTAAATCAAGAGATTCAGTCACTCCCTATTTTGGAGTGGGGGGTTCAGCAGTAGACTTAGGTGTAACCATTGAGCCGGGAAGCTCTGCAGATTTGATGATAATATTTGATTTGACACATCCGAGCGTAAGCAGGGGCAAGCTCATAAGATATATTTTTATAAACAGTAACGACCCTTTAACTCCTCAGTTTGAATTGGAATTAACCGCAGATATAATCAAATAGTATATTTGTTAAAGCATAGCCTATTTAAAAACAAAATAGGACCGTAAAAAAGATAAATTTTTTTCTTGACAAATGATACCATTATGGTATCATTTAACGAGAAAGGAGGTAATATGGATATAACTATCAGGTATATGCTTCGGCCGGTAGCTCACTGCAAAGAAGGTTGTAGTATTTTGTCCTGGGTATGACGTTAAATCGCCCGGCTCGCATTTGCCTGCCGGATGACACTCGGGATCAATCTGAGTGCTGCCCATTTAACCCCTGATAAATAAAAAGGAAAATATGAAATTATTAACCAGAGATACGGATTATGCGGTAAGGGCGCTTTGTTTTATAGCAAGAATGGATAATAAAGTTGTTCCTGTTCCGGAATTAGTCAGGGAGCTTGATGTCCCCAGGCCATTTTTGAGGAAGATCCTGCAGATACTGCACAAAAAGGGTATTTTGTATTCTTTTAAAGGTAAAGGAGGCGGATTCTCTTTGGCAAAACCTCCAGATAAGATATTAATTACCGATTTAATAAAGATATTTCAGAATTCTCTTAAATTAAATGAGTGCATACTGAAAAAAAGAATATGCCCTAATAAGGGCGCCTGTTCTCTAAGGCGTAAGATCGATGGTATTGAAAAGATTGTTGCTAAGGAGCTAAGTTCTATAACTGTAAAGTCATTAATCTAGAAAAGGAGTTAAGAAATGAGTAATAAAATGTTTTGCTATCAATGTGAGGAGACTGTAAACGGCAAAGGATGCACAATCGAAGGCATCTGCGGGAAAACCCATGTAGTAGCTAATTTACAGGACCTTCTTATTTATCTTGCTAAAGGTATATCTGTATATGCAAATAAGGCAAGGGAATTAGGCGTAAACAATGCAGAGGTAGACTTATTTGTAATTGAATCGCTGTTTTCGACTGTCACAAACGTTAATTTTGACCAAGATAGAATGATTGAATTGATAAAAAAAGCGTTCTATTACAGGGATGATATAAAGAATATGTTTTTCGGGGCATATAAAGCTAAGAACGCAAACAAAGGCTTTGAAGGGAAGCTCCCGGATGCTTGTATCTGGCATTGGGATGGCAGCGTAGACAGCCTTTACACAAAGGCAATAAGCGTAAGTATATTATCTGAGGCCAATGAAGATATACGTTCATTAAGAGAATTATTAGTTTACGGGCTTAAAGGGATAGCTGCATATGCAGACCATGCATATATATTAGGTAAAGAAGATAACGATATACTGGCTTTTGTCGAAGAGGGGCTTGCTGCTACGCTTGATAATACCTTAGGGGCCCAGGAGCTAGTCGGCTTAGTTATGAAAGCCGGTGAATATGCAGTTAAAACAATGGCACTTTTAGATAACGCTAATACGTCTGCCTATGGTAATCCTGAAATAACCCAGGTATTTACCGGCACTAAAGAAGGCCCGGCGATACTTGTTAGCGGACATGATCTGTTGGATTTGGAAGAGATACTTAAACAGACGCAAGGAACCGGTATAAATGTTTATACTCATGGTGAGATGTTGCCTGCAAATGCATATCCGAAATTAAAGAAGTATAGCAATCTTGTAGGTAATTACGGTACTTCCTGGTATAACCAGCAAAAAGAATTCGAGGCATTTAACGGGGCTATAGTAATGACTACCAATTGCCTCCAGAGGCCAAAAGATTCTTACAGAGACAGGATGTTTACCACAGGCTTAGTCGCATGGCCGCAAGTCCAGCATATTAAGGACAGGGTAGGCAGCGCTCAAAAAGATTTTTCTGCTGTAATTGAGAAGGCGCTTGCCCTGGGTGGCCTTGAAGAAACCCCAGGTAAATATATTACAATCGGTTTTGCCCACGTATCTGCTATCAAAGTCGCAGCAAAGATAGTAGATGCTGTTAAATCAGGGAGTATAAAGAGATTTGTGGTAATGGCTGGTTGTGACGGAAGGCACAAGGAGAGGAATTATTTCAGTGAGGTAGCAAGGCAACTTCCGGAAGATGCGGTGATATTGACCGCAGGATGCGCCAAATACAGATATAATATGCTGGATCTCGGAGATATAGGGGGAATACCCAGAGTTATAGACGCCGGCCAGTGCAATGATTCCTATTCTCTGGTTGTGATCGCCCAGGAGCTGGCAAAGGTATTCAAAGTTAAAGATATAAATGAACTGCCGGTTTCGTTTGATATAGCATGGTATGAACAAAAGGCAGTATGCGTGCTTTTAGCTTTGTTATATCTTGGAGTAAAAAATATAAGGCTGGGACCGAACCTGCCAGCTTTCATTTCTCCTGCTGTTTTAAAGGTGCTGGTTGAGAAATTCGATATTAAGCCCATCAGTACTCCGGAAAAAGATATAGAAGCTATGCTGGCGGCTAAATAAAATACGGGGGAAACTATGCAGAAAAGGAAAATAATAAAAATTGATGAAAATAAATGTACTGGGTGCGGCCTGTGCATACCGAATTGCCCTGAGGGCGCTATACAGATAATTGATGGTAAGGCGCGCCTCATAAGCGATTTGTTTTGTGACGGTTTAGGCGCATGTATCGGCCATTGCCCCGAGGGAGCTATAACTATAGAGGAGAGGGAAGCCCAGGCCTACGACGAGGATAAAGTGATGGAAAATATCGTAAAGCAAGGCCCGAATGTAATAAAAGCCCACCTCCATCATTTAAAAGCTCATGGCGAGGTAAATTATTATAACCAGGCTTTGGCTTTCTTGAAGGAACACAACATCAATATCCCTGTAGATAAGAAATGCGGCCCCGCTGGCCACGGGCCATCTGGTTGTCCTGGCTCAAGGATGATGGATTTGCGCAAAAAGAAAAAAACAGAACACGATGTAAGCTCTGCGGCAAAGCAGGAGTCTGAACTTGGCCAGTGGCCGGTGCAGCTTATGCTTGTGCCCAGCTATGCGCCTTATTTGAATAATTGCGATCTTCTGATAGCTGCCGATTGCGTTCCTTTTGCTTATGCTGATTTTCATCGCGACCTTTTGAAAGGCAAAACTTTGCTCGTGGGCTGCCCCAAACTTGACGATGTTTCAATATATCAGAATAAACTGGAACAGGTTTTTGCCAATAACGATATAAAATCAGTTACTTATGCCCATATGGAAGTGC from Candidatus Omnitrophota bacterium includes:
- a CDS encoding hydroxylamine reductase, coding for MFCYQCEETVNGKGCTIEGICGKTHVVANLQDLLIYLAKGISVYANKARELGVNNAEVDLFVIESLFSTVTNVNFDQDRMIELIKKAFYYRDDIKNMFFGAYKAKNANKGFEGKLPDACIWHWDGSVDSLYTKAISVSILSEANEDIRSLRELLVYGLKGIAAYADHAYILGKEDNDILAFVEEGLAATLDNTLGAQELVGLVMKAGEYAVKTMALLDNANTSAYGNPEITQVFTGTKEGPAILVSGHDLLDLEEILKQTQGTGINVYTHGEMLPANAYPKLKKYSNLVGNYGTSWYNQQKEFEAFNGAIVMTTNCLQRPKDSYRDRMFTTGLVAWPQVQHIKDRVGSAQKDFSAVIEKALALGGLEETPGKYITIGFAHVSAIKVAAKIVDAVKSGSIKRFVVMAGCDGRHKERNYFSEVARQLPEDAVILTAGCAKYRYNMLDLGDIGGIPRVIDAGQCNDSYSLVVIAQELAKVFKVKDINELPVSFDIAWYEQKAVCVLLALLYLGVKNIRLGPNLPAFISPAVLKVLVEKFDIKPISTPEKDIEAMLAAK
- a CDS encoding DUF1573 domain-containing protein, giving the protein MAKRISLLNKSILLSIIMLLVVTVISFAKDQSGLKKEIYSKLKCCNCAVSFEKCTCAEANEIKPYADKLIADGFRPEEIFYRLAKRFSLKIITDPQIKQQVEKRLIKEMKGMSPKIAVENGTVNLGAISKKKNKLYKSSYKLVNEGNAALRISNIKTSCPCVSVALKSRDSVTPYFGVGGSAVDLGVTIEPGSSADLMIIFDLTHPSVSRGKLIRYIFINSNDPLTPQFELELTADIIK
- a CDS encoding efflux RND transporter permease subunit, with the translated sequence MINKIINYCLKTPFVVFVAYSAVFFWGLWAITNIPVDAIPDIGEKQVIIYTEWPGRSAKDVEDQVTYPLSVSLRGIPGVKTIRASSAFGFSEVYLIFNDNIDYYWARSRVLEKLNLASSRLPMGVMPVLGPDATGLGQIFWYTVEGKGYGIDQLRSIQDWFIRYQLNSVQGVSEVASIGGFVKQYQIDIDPNKMLAYNIHLGQIMEAVKKSNIDVGAKVVENNAMEYIIRGLGFIKSLEDIENIAVGEINGVPIYIKNIANVQLGPEFRRGALDKDGQEAVGGVVIMRYGENAMQVIHRVKEAIKELQKGLPEGVKIVPFYDRTDLIHRTIGTLREALILEIIITMAVVVPFLAHIWAGVIISITLPFSVLIAFIAMYYLKVDSNITSLSGIAIAIGTLVDMGIVMTENIYRRLIEYSDDIKKGVKSRLDVVFKASSEVGSAVITAILTTVVSFLAVFALEAQEGKLFKPLAYTKTFTLLASVTVALTLTPVLCMYLLKGRLRAPEENILVKILQRNYEKVLRWCLNHRVTFLLIPAVLLITSIPFILPKDITSLAVFLLIVVALLVFILPKKTKSVIASVLVVVISLGWFWFSPRIGREFMPPFDEGSILFMPVMHPSVSLTEAIRVIQIQDKIIKSFPEVELVVGKVGRAESATDPAPVEMFETIITLKPKKDWRKGMTKEKLIRQMDAALQIPGVSNIWTQPIVNRIDMLATGIRTSVGVKVFGPDLKKIEEIATEIEKVLRAVPGAVDLYSEKIVGKPYIEFKIKREQLARYGISIREVQDVIEMAIGGENLTTTVEGRERYPVRVRYARELRDNIDALRRVLVSTKDGAQIPISQLVDIYFVTGPAMINSENGLLRAYVLMNVRGKDMVTFVEDASKIVSEKVKLPAGYFIQWSGQFENQVRAKKKIAVLLPVSLLINFMLIYMNFRSIIKSVFIFTAVPVTLAGGIWLLAFSGFNFSVAVWVGFIALFGIAVDDGVLITTYLDDVFGERKDKIKNRQDVVEATVHAGLGRIRPAFLTTMTTIVALLPIMFLKGTGAEVMQPMAIPSIGGMVFEMVTWFIVPVLYSWREERKIAKAKPLLSKP
- a CDS encoding 4Fe-4S dicluster domain-containing protein, with amino-acid sequence MQKRKIIKIDENKCTGCGLCIPNCPEGAIQIIDGKARLISDLFCDGLGACIGHCPEGAITIEEREAQAYDEDKVMENIVKQGPNVIKAHLHHLKAHGEVNYYNQALAFLKEHNINIPVDKKCGPAGHGPSGCPGSRMMDLRKKKKTEHDVSSAAKQESELGQWPVQLMLVPSYAPYLNNCDLLIAADCVPFAYADFHRDLLKGKTLLVGCPKLDDVSIYQNKLEQVFANNDIKSVTYAHMEVPCCFGLVNIIQSAIEKSGKAIPFKEAVISISGERLR
- a CDS encoding Rrf2 family transcriptional regulator codes for the protein MKLLTRDTDYAVRALCFIARMDNKVVPVPELVRELDVPRPFLRKILQILHKKGILYSFKGKGGGFSLAKPPDKILITDLIKIFQNSLKLNECILKKRICPNKGACSLRRKIDGIEKIVAKELSSITVKSLI
- a CDS encoding YHS domain-containing protein codes for the protein MHEHADMHKNMMEQAEQSKAENVGNKICPVSGEKIIEEFKATYEYKGKIYNFCCASCVEEFKKDPEKYIKKIEEEEKAALKEENKVTKPDSDTHKGHQH